In Ciconia boyciana chromosome 14, ASM3463844v1, whole genome shotgun sequence, the genomic stretch AGGCCTCCTGGATCACCCGCGGGGCCACCGAGGCCGACTACCACCTCCACAAAGTCGGCATCGTTTTCCACAGCCAGAAAGCCATGCGGGAGGTGGCCGCCTGGATCAACCAGACCTCCGGCGAGGGCTGCAGGGGGTTCCTGCCCCCAGGGcgcacctgggctcccggagcCCTCTACGAACTGCTGAGCGCCAAGACCGAGCGCGACTGCACCGCCGCCTTGGGCTTCGCCATGCATGAGCTGAGCCTGGTGCGGGTGGAGAAGCATTACCAGCCCTTGCTGCAGCCGCAGCAGAGCGGGAGCCGGCTGGTGGAAGAGCTGTACCTGGGGGACATTCACACGGAGTGGGTCGAGAGGCTCCACTACCGACCGACTGGTTACCAGCAACCTATGCAGAGTGCTGTGGTAAGGACAATGGCTTTACACAGTCCCCTCATCATGGGCTTTGCCAAGCATGTGTTATTTCCTTACTGATAAATACCACCTGCCTGCACTTAGCCCCCTTCTGCCCTAAGGGTGAGGAGGTATGGGGCCGGAGGTGTGGGTTCCCAGGGCGCTGCCTGGGTGCTCCGCGGCACGTCGGGCTCACTCTCTCCCTTACCGAGAGAGGGGGACTGGGGTGGGTGAAAGCTCAGCAAAACCAACATCAGAACCCAGCCTGCGTTGGCACGGGCCTGGAGTTAACGGCTTTTCTTTGGCTCTGTGCTTTCCTAGGAAATGCAGTTTCCTAGTTTCCTGCACCAAAGTCAGTGAAAGCTTCGGGCTGCACATCATTAGAGGCTGCCTGCTCTGTCGTTtgtcttcctcccctctcttttGCTCTTTGTCGTGTCCTCCAGGTTGAGAGAGGAGCGAGGAAGCAACATCTGCTATTAAATCATTACTCCTCGGTGTAATGCCATTAGCAGAGGAAGTTGCCCTGAATACAATTATGTTATTACACAGAAATCAAACTTTCACTTTGACGTAAATAAAACTGAGCAGGAGACTTggttgcattttattttattttatcttatttttatttatttattttattttgcagcaggTTTGtttatttccaggaaagcacATTTCTATCTGAATCACAGCTAATCAATTCAGAAGTGATTGAGCAGTCAGATGGGGTGAAAAAAACTCCCTGAACTTTACCAGATAGAAttgaattaactgaaaaaatattattttggggGCAACATTTCCCCACACCCCAAACTACTACAGCTGGACTCTGAGAAACAGAGCAACACCCGTCTCCCCCTTGAAAGTAACATTCTCAAATTGGTTAAACTTGTGTTATCTTGGGCCAAAACCATATATATGAGCAAAACCAGATGGTAAAcataaacacttttaaaagttaatttaaaaccaaacctAAAGATACCGAAATTCGCTCTCTGAATGTAGCGCTGTAACTAATCAGCTAACAGCTCTCCGATGGACCAGCACATGATGTCACCACTTGGCGATAATTAGAAGCTGCCATACATTAGAAATAACTTCACACGACTGGTTTAAGCAAGTAAGATTTTTGGCTCCATGTCTATAGTGATAATTTTATTGAGCacaggatttttcttccccccccccgcactAACATCCATTTGCTTATGCTAGTGAGGGTTACACAGCTAtgttaggaattattttttaaccctctttatgaaaatatcactctttttcccttaaatttatatctgttttaaagaaaccCATTCTCCCCAAATTACCTTTCATTATCAAAGAATTTCCTGTCTAAGGAGAGCATATATATTTGCCAACTTCTGGGATTATTTAGCCATAATGTACTGTGTACTGTCAGCACTCATTAACGTGACAGTAGCAGTAAAGCAAGCTGAAAATGACTAAATTACAGTAGACTCCAATCAACTTGCATGTAAATTACCCACCCTACAGTTAACTACTGAGTTATTTAACCTCGTTGCCTATGACAGTTCAGTAAAGATTAGCTTGTGTTCTGGAAAATGATACAATGTTCAAACCctggttatttaaaaataaatcagctgtGATATATGAAGTATAAGAAAAAGTTCCAAGCTGCACCAAAAAACCTCCTGGCACCGGATCGGCCGCAGGACTGGTTTGACTCGGAGCTCTGCACAAAGCCCAGGCAGACAAGCGAAGGTCAGGTCCTCGTTCTGCAGTAggtccttttcttccctgtctccGGTGCAGTGCCCGTTCCGGCTGCTCTGCGAaccccctgcctccctcccaaCCCGCCTCGCCCCTGCAAACGCAGCCAGGTGCGGGAGCGTGGGCAGGGGCTCTGTACGGCGTTGTAGGAAGGGGGAAGCAGACCGTGCCGTGCTTTCGGCCCTCCTGGGGAGGCTGCCGTCAGGGTGGTGTAGTACAGAAGCCTGCCCATGGTAAGGGTTCACAGCCTTTTTGATTGCCTAAAAAGACTGCATCGTTTTTTTCTGAATCGGTGCAGAAATGCGGTGGTGTAGCTGACGTCTCCCAGCACCCTCATCCTTGCCCATCGGGTATGTGCAGCAGCTTGCAGTGGAAAACTTGTGGGGGAACAACCTGGATGGCCCGAGGGAGCGTTCCTGCCCttacagcagctctgcccttgcCCTGTctgtcctcctccctgcagtCTGTCTATCCTtagcagccctggcacagggcagagcaCACCCTCAGGGCACAGACCTCTCTGTCCTTCCTGCGTACCAGAATAGCAAAGAGCCAGGGCAGCGCTTCATCTCACTTAATCTGCTTGAATGTCTTGGGCCAAGTTCGTTGCAGTTGAACACCCTGGTGCTGGTGCAGGAGAGGGGagtttcagcttttaaaacattctgaaagGGTTTTTTGCCTGTCAGTtcacaaaaacattattttttttgtcttctgcagcaCCACGTGCATCCTTGCCCGGCCTGTGGGATTATATACAGAGCTGACGAACACCACCCACCCATACTACCCGTCAGAGCTCAGCTGCCAATGCAGCTCAGCGGCAGCTGGGTGAGCACCCACTGCGAGGTCCGACCTGCGGTGCTTTTCCTTACCAGGTACTTCATATTCCACGGTAACAACCACACCTGGGAAGGTTATTACTATCACTACTCTGACCCACTCTGCAAACAGCCAACTTTCACCATCTACGCATCTGGGCATTACACCCAAGGCATCCCCTCCTCCAAAGTGAGAGGTGGGACAGAGCTGGCTTTTAAAGTCACACAGGCTCGGGTGACACCCATGGACCAGGTGACGGTGATGATGCTGAACTCCTCAGAACCTGGAAGCTGTGGGCTGACAAGCTCCTGGAGTGCTGGGGTGGAGCAGGATATAACACCCACCAATGGATGTTTGGCTTTGGGCATCAAGCTGCCCCACATGGAGTACgaacttttcaaaacagagcaagaCACGAAAGACCGCAGCCTGCTGTACGTTGGCGAACGGCCCACGGACGGATCCAGTCCCGACAGCCCAGACAAGCGACCCACGTCATATCAGGCACCTCTGATTCGGTGTGCTGGAGCGTCAGAGGAATTCTCTAACTATGTTAGTCTAAAATACTCGGGAAAAAAGGATGCTAATGGGAATGAAGCACTAAAGCCTTTGCCTGTGgcctttttattgtttatagcacttctgtttttaagatgGGACTAGTTGTCTATTCAGGTACGGCACAGAATTCGGATAGTCTTGGTGCTAGTATGACTTTTATATCCTTCAAATGAGCACGTCTGgaatcattttttttcagatttggaaacactttttaaaaaaacaacacgGAACAAAGCCAAGAAGATATGCCCGGCTACATACTGTTTGTCCTGTGGCGTTATTGCCTAATCTCCCCTCTTCTTTGCGTACAAATTTAATGTAGTGACATGGATGTGCTGCACATTGCAATAGCTAATTTAGCAGTATGAGGGGGGGGAAAAGCCACATAAATTACAATTGCTGCTTTGAGCTTTTGACATGGCTAAGACTTAATCAAGAGCTTGATTCAGATGTAATTCAAACATCCAAAGTGTCGGCTGCTGAGTTTCTTTCAGGTTAAGTTTCCACCCATCATTCTCCTTATTGCTGTTCTTGCAAATTTAATCTGCAGAGTCAGTCAGCAATAAACAGTCAGCAAGTGCTCTTGATAAGGGCACGGTTAATCACGCCTTTCTCAGTttacattttctgcagttttcgTGTGTATGTATGCGCACAAAGATGCAACAGACCATCTTCCACTTACGTATGTACAAGAAGCAGCCCTCAGAGCATTACCTCGACAGACTGTTATGCCTGACCCTGGTCATAAAAGAAGATACAGTAGATGGAAAAGGCTTCTGTGCACAACCGCTCCAACCTTCAGCATTACCTTGCTGCAGACACTGCATCCTTGCTGCATTATTCTGGCTTTTCCAGTGCAGTACTGGCCTGCACGTCGGTACGTCAGCAATGGCCCCATGGCGCTGCCCGCCTTGTCCAGCAGGCAAAGGGCCTGCCAGGCAATCGCGACTCCCACTCACCATGCACTGAGCGAAGCAAAAGATCGCTTACAAGTCTTCTCAGGCCATATAGTTTCACTGTCTCCTCTTTAGTAAGTGTACTGGCATACCAGTTGTTAATCCAGCTCTCCTTTCAATCAAAATGTCACTTCCAGCCTCATTCCTGTAAGGACGTTTTATAAATCTGCCTCTAGTGAACAACGGGCTGAGGAGATACTCGAGTCAGACAGCAGTCAGGTCAGACGGATTTCTACTGACAAGAAGGACAAACTAAGAAATTATATTCCCTGTCTGCTGCAGCTAAGAAGCATATAACTTACTGGGAGACCTCCTCCCAGTAGCTAAATCCTCTCCAAATAAGCCTATATATCTTACTCACAAAAGATATTTTGTTAAACCAGCTATGCAATGGCTACCTTCTTAATGCTGTATTTACGAACTTGCAGCTTGTACTTAGATAAATTATGGGTTTtataacataaaaatacttGTGGGGGATCTGTACATTAACTAATAATTCAAATGAGATGCTTATTAAATGCATACAATTGTGACATAAATGTTGTCATCATGTTCACATGTTCCAGGCACGATCAAATATTAATCGTATCACCTTCTAAGGTGATACGCAGAGGCCAAACTTGGCTGCCTCGCCTTCGGTTCCCTCTGCAATCAGCGGAAAAGGAGACTTCTCCAGGGTTAGTTCAGCAGGCAAAATACCTCTGTTTCTAAGGGTTGTTGTGATTTGTTGTCTGCTACTGCGTGGAGATCCATGGGCAAATGTTTGAAGAACTGGAAGTGAATCTTGGAGAATGTGGTGTCTCCTTTGGGATGTCCCTGTTGAAATGCTATGAATCGGGGCAAGTCCAGGGTAGCGCAGCTGTGTCTCATGCAAACCATACACACGGCAGAACTTCTTCTTCAGCAGACCTGTTTCCCATCACCATGCTAGAGCGGTCACTCACTGCAGCCTAGAGGAAAGGCTCCCGTGACTCAAATCAGCAACGCTACATGTTTCTGCAGGACCCAAGGATGTCCATGGCAAGAATAGGGAAGAGCCTTGTGCTGTCTTTGGAGGGTGGGTGGAAGAGGGGGAAGGCAATTCCTGTCCTACATCTACCCCCAAGAATGAGATTTCTGtgcagatacttttttttttcatttacatagtATGGAAATGTATTAAACTTAGCAAGTGTTCAGATATTGCACCGTGTAAAAACTCCTCCAAGACCACAGATCCTTTCAAGGTGGCGATGGGATTAACATGATGTAAAAAGTTACACGACAACATCACATACATACGCAATGTATGCCACAACACTTGAGAACgctcccacctcctcccatAGCAGGTGAACCACCACTCGGCTCCAGCAGCGCTGGATGTTTAGACACAGCTCCACAACTCTGCACGACAGATGGGCTATGCTGACTAAACTTCCCTATGAAAGCCTCATCAGGAGCCTCTTCGTCCTGTTTCCCCCCCTTTAAATatacttctgaaagaaaaaaaagccatgaaaaagCTATTTGCATAAATATCATAACTTTTATTGTTCTGTTCACAGTTTTTAGAGAAACATTCCTAAATTACACAGTTATTCTCTCTTAAGAATTTGTGCCTTTTTCCAATTTGAATTTGCCTGGCTTCGATTGCCAGTCAGTGATTCTTTTTGTGTTGCTCTTTTTAAGATCAGAGTGCTgcaatgtttaatattttctcccCGTGAAGATACTTGTGCACTGTAATCAAGATATTCTCAATTTTGGTAGATAAACTCAGCCAACTGAGCTTCTCTGTTGTCCTCTCTAAGGCATTTTCACACTCCACCAGTAatttttgaatctttttttgTATCCATTCCAATTactctgcttctcttttaaaatgtaaatatccAAATTGCATCCAAAATTCCCCAACTCTCACAGCTGAGACATACAGAAGTATAATCACTTACTGCTAATggtaattaaaaacaagaacacaTTCTTATTCATTAGTCTTTCACCCTGCGACTGCACTGGGAACACATGTGGAGCTCTTACTCTGGTCCTGGGTATGGATATTTTTGTCATGTTAACATTTTATCAGTAGTGATGTTATATCTATCTTCACCAGTGATTTGGAACCACCAAAACGTATCGGGTCCCAGCAGGACCCTTCCATGAGCATCCCCATTTCATTATGGTTCTCTTTGAACAACCTTCTAAAAGGTGTGATTGTCAGAAAACACTAAGCTTTGCAGGGGCTCAGATATACTCAGTTCACTCTAATcccaaagaaaactgaaaaacaaagatagAGTGAAATGACTTACATCACGCTCCTTCATTAACATTCGTCTCCTTTTTCATCCCTTCCCCGGGGGTGTCAAGCTAGATCAGCACTTCACCCAGGCCGTCCTGTCCTGTTCGCCATCCTTCTCATCGGCAGGTCAGGGATTGCCCCAGGCATCTCCCTTAGAAATACTGATATGAGGTTTCTAGACCTACcgaattttaaaatgttagtttttaatattaagcATTGCTAATGAATGACATCAACTTTCC encodes the following:
- the APCDD1L gene encoding protein APCDD1-like; this translates as MVRCWWLAGLLVACAAAEPPLRWEPRCRQQLRHLQDGARIAARLPPRLEGRWVSTGCEVRPGPEFLTRSYLFYANRLFKAYQFYYWDPSCRDPSYSLVIKGKLRLRQASWITRGATEADYHLHKVGIVFHSQKAMREVAAWINQTSGEGCRGFLPPGRTWAPGALYELLSAKTERDCTAALGFAMHELSLVRVEKHYQPLLQPQQSGSRLVEELYLGDIHTEWVERLHYRPTGYQQPMQSAVHHVHPCPACGIIYRADEHHPPILPVRAQLPMQLSGSWVSTHCEVRPAVLFLTRYFIFHGNNHTWEGYYYHYSDPLCKQPTFTIYASGHYTQGIPSSKVRGGTELAFKVTQARVTPMDQVTVMMLNSSEPGSCGLTSSWSAGVEQDITPTNGCLALGIKLPHMEYELFKTEQDTKDRSLLYVGERPTDGSSPDSPDKRPTSYQAPLIRCAGASEEFSNYVSLKYSGKKDANGNEALKPLPVAFLLFIALLFLRWD